The segment TGCTGATAACATCTGATGAAATAAATGAATGCAATGAACTTGAGGACCTGAAAGCTCTTGTTAAGGACAAGCTGAAGTTTATTTCAGGGAATTAATTTTGAGATATTTTCACCTGGGAATCTTTAGAATAGTTTGTTCCTGCCGCTTCTAATTCTGGTCATTTTTTCAAAGAGCACCATATATAACAAAGGAGCATCTATAATATCTTTATACTATAGCTGGGGTGTACAAATGAAAGAGTATGATCTAATAGTGATAGGCAGCGGTTCAGGTATGAACTATGTTGGCCTGATGATGCAGGATAACCCGGAGATGAAAGTAGCGATCATCGACAAGGACAAGCCCGGGGGTATATGTTTGACAAGGGGCTGTATCCCCTCCAAGATGCTACTGTATCCTGCAGAACTTGTAAGGGAGATCGGAAGAGCAAACAAGTTCGGCATTGATGCTGAGATCAGGAGCATTGACTTCAATTATATCATGGAAAGGATGCGATCTTCCATCGGGCAGGATATTGATATGATCCACGATGGACTCTCTTCAAGCCCCAAAATGGATTACTATAAGGATACTGTTGAGTTCGTGGAACCATATGTGCTTAAGGTCGGCGATGAGACGATCACCTCAAAGATGATCTACCTGAGCATAGGTTCAAAACCCATGATCCCTCCAGTTAAAGGTCTGGAAGATGCCAGTTATCTCACAAGTGATAATGTCCTGGAACTGAGATCTTTGCCAAAGAGCCTTGCTATCATAGGTGGCGGTTACATAGCTGCTGAATACGGTCATTTCTTCTCTTCAATGGGCTCTGATGTTACCATAATAGGCCGTAGTTCCCGGATCATTGCTCAGGAAGAACCGGAGATCAGTGAACTTGCAAAGAAGAAGATGCAGAAGTACATGACCATCCTTACGAACCACGAGGTTGAAGAGGTTCAGGTCTCAGGAAATCGAAAGATGGTCATTGCAAAAGACAGGCAGACCGGTGAGATAAGGGAGATCCTGGCGGATGAGATCCTTGTGGCCACTGGCAGAAGTCCGAACACCGACATCCTTCATCCTGAAAAAGGAAACGTTGAGACCGATGAGAGGGGCTGGATAAAGGTCAATGAACATATGGAGACGAGCTGTCCCAATGTCTGGGCCTTTGGTGATGCCAATGGTAAATATCTCTTCAAGCATGTAGGTAACTATGAATCCACCGTAGCCTACCAGAACTCGGTTCTTGATGGTGATGTCAGTGTTGACTATCATGCAGTGCCCCATGCCATCTTTTCCTATCCGGAGATCGCAGGTGTGGGAATGGGAGAAGCAGAGGCTGTGGAGCATTACGGAAAAGATAATATTTCCATTGGTTTCCATCGGTTCGAGGATACAGGAAAAGGCATGGCTATGGCCCTTGAGGATTATTTTGTCAAGGTCATAATTGAAAACTCCACCAATATTTTGGTTGGTGCACACATAATCGGGCCACAGGCATCTGTTCTTGTTCACCAGATGATAATTCTCATGAACACCCCGGGAGCCAATATTGCTCCTATCGTCCATGGAATGGATATCCATCCATCCCTTAGCGAGGTCGTCAAACGCGCATTTTACTCACGGATGCCAGTTAATGAATATCATTCAGTATTGAAGTCCCTTGAACTTGAATACTGATCTCTTTTTCCTTTTATTCTTTTTTATGACAGTGTACCTATCCATCCTCTGACAAGTATGAAAACTATGATCAGTGGAAGGATGTATTTGATGTATGGTCTTGCCTGTGTTGGGAATTTCACTCCTTTACCGGAATCGGTTTCCTGGATGAAATTGTTCCATCCCCACCCGAAACTATAGCTGCAGAACAGAACCAGTGTAAGCGCACCGATCGGAAGGATGTTGTTGGTAAAGATGAAATCTTCCAGATCAAGGATGGATGTTCCCTCTCCGAAAGGCTGGAACCAGCTGAGTGGTCCGAATCCAAGGCAGCATGGTATTGATAAAATGAATATTGAAACTCCTGTTAGCAGAGAGGCCTTCTTTCTTCCCCACCCCCATTCATCTATTGAAAAGGCTATTACATTCTCAGAGATGCCCATCACAGTTGACATTGAAGCAAAGGCAAGGAACAGGAAGAAGAGGGTTCCCCACAAAATACCTGCAGGCATCTGGTTGAAAACGTTGGGTAGTGTGACGAAGAGGAGTCCGGGACCGGAACCCACATCAACACCAAAGGCAGAGCATGCCGGGAATATCATTAGTCCTGCCATAAGTGCTATGGAAGTATCAAGGAACGTGATCTTCAGGGATTCTCCTGTAAGGGAATGATCTTTGTTGATGTAGCTTCCGAAGATGGTCATGCCACCGACCCCGACGCTCAAAGTGAAGAATGCCTGTGTCATGGCCGCATAGATACCTTTCCAGCTAAGGCTCGAAAAATCCGGGTCTAGATAAAAGCTGATACCTTCAGCAGCACCTGGAAGGGTGACGGAACGGATTACGAGTATTACCAGAATAAAGAAAAGCCCTGACATCATCACCTTGCCGGCCCGTTCAACCCCTTTTTGGAGACCGACTGAGCATATAAATGCACCAAGGCCAACTACCAGTGCCATCCATGTTATCATCTCCATGGTCCTTCCCATGAACAGGTCGAAGAAAATACCTATTTCCGAAGGGTCAAGATAGATAAAACTGCCCTTTACCATGTAATAGAAATATGCAAACCCCCATCCTGCAACCGTAGTGTAGAACATAAGCAGGATGACATTGCCTATGATAGCGATATATCCAAATAAGTGCCACCGTTTTCCTGTTGGTTCAAGCTTACGGAGGGATCCTGCGATATTTTGCCTTCCCGCCCTTCCGGTGGCAAATTCCATTATCAATATTGGTAATCCCAGAATGAGAAGGAATGCAAGATAAACGACAACAAAGGCAGCACCTCCGTATTTTCCTGCAATGAAAGGGAAACGCCAGATGTTTCCAAGGCCTATGGCACATCCTGCAGAAACAAGCAGGAAGCCGATCCTTGTAGCTAATAGTTCACGGTTGGTATCTGCTGTGTCCCCTGCCATATCTATCCTTTTCCTTTTATGTCAATAAGGATAGCTATATAGAGACACTGTATAAATATAATTGTACAAAACTTCTAAAAATCCCTTTTCAGGGAGAAATAAAAAAGGAGAACCCTTTAAGGGTTCATGCGGAAAGGGCAAGAATTGCTTCTGCCAGATCCCCGTTAGCATTTTTGAGAGCTTCAAGGGCAGCTTCATCGCTTGCACCGGTCTGCTCTGCCACAAGTCTCACATCATCTTCAGGGATTTCCAGTTCACGTGGTACTTCTTCAGGAGTACCTGTTACCTGATATGTGTCAACTCCCTGTGCATTCATTATGCTGACACTTGCGTTATTGAATACTATGTCCTTGTCCGCGGTCCTTATGATGACCTGTTCCACATCTTCTATCTCGTCGATGTTGATGCCCATCTGTTTCATCATCTGTTTGACCTTTTTGGGGTTCATTCCCCTTCCGCCCATACCTGGAATCATATGATCACCTTTTAATTACTACCGCGTAGGATGGTATTACTTAATTAAATACCTT is part of the Methanococcoides methylutens MM1 genome and harbors:
- a CDS encoding dihydrolipoyl dehydrogenase, which translates into the protein MKEYDLIVIGSGSGMNYVGLMMQDNPEMKVAIIDKDKPGGICLTRGCIPSKMLLYPAELVREIGRANKFGIDAEIRSIDFNYIMERMRSSIGQDIDMIHDGLSSSPKMDYYKDTVEFVEPYVLKVGDETITSKMIYLSIGSKPMIPPVKGLEDASYLTSDNVLELRSLPKSLAIIGGGYIAAEYGHFFSSMGSDVTIIGRSSRIIAQEEPEISELAKKKMQKYMTILTNHEVEEVQVSGNRKMVIAKDRQTGEIREILADEILVATGRSPNTDILHPEKGNVETDERGWIKVNEHMETSCPNVWAFGDANGKYLFKHVGNYESTVAYQNSVLDGDVSVDYHAVPHAIFSYPEIAGVGMGEAEAVEHYGKDNISIGFHRFEDTGKGMAMALEDYFVKVIIENSTNILVGAHIIGPQASVLVHQMIILMNTPGANIAPIVHGMDIHPSLSEVVKRAFYSRMPVNEYHSVLKSLELEY
- a CDS encoding nascent polypeptide-associated complex protein; the encoded protein is MIPGMGGRGMNPKKVKQMMKQMGINIDEIEDVEQVIIRTADKDIVFNNASVSIMNAQGVDTYQVTGTPEEVPRELEIPEDDVRLVAEQTGASDEAALEALKNANGDLAEAILALSA
- a CDS encoding sodium-dependent transporter, whose amino-acid sequence is MAGDTADTNRELLATRIGFLLVSAGCAIGLGNIWRFPFIAGKYGGAAFVVVYLAFLLILGLPILIMEFATGRAGRQNIAGSLRKLEPTGKRWHLFGYIAIIGNVILLMFYTTVAGWGFAYFYYMVKGSFIYLDPSEIGIFFDLFMGRTMEMITWMALVVGLGAFICSVGLQKGVERAGKVMMSGLFFILVILVIRSVTLPGAAEGISFYLDPDFSSLSWKGIYAAMTQAFFTLSVGVGGMTIFGSYINKDHSLTGESLKITFLDTSIALMAGLMIFPACSAFGVDVGSGPGLLFVTLPNVFNQMPAGILWGTLFFLFLAFASMSTVMGISENVIAFSIDEWGWGRKKASLLTGVSIFILSIPCCLGFGPLSWFQPFGEGTSILDLEDFIFTNNILPIGALTLVLFCSYSFGWGWNNFIQETDSGKGVKFPTQARPYIKYILPLIIVFILVRGWIGTLS